The Lusitaniella coriacea LEGE 07157 DNA segment TTTCACTCGTTGGAGGCTTTTCCAACCGGGTTTGCGCTCGAATCCGTCTTCAATATTTTCTTCCACATCTTCGCGGATTTGGGAATCCATATCCATCATTTGCTGTACGATTTCGATGTGCTGGCGCACGCCTTTGGTGTTGGTTTCGAGCATGGCAATTGCAAGATTCACCCGCGCTTGGGGTGCGTTTTTATCGCACTTAACGGCTCTCTGGGCGGCTTTGAGGGCTGATTTCGGCTTGTCGGCGAGTAAATACAACCAAGCGAGACTCGTCCATACTGCTGGATTTTTGGGCGCGCGATCGCGGATATCTTTGAAAACGGGAATGAGAACTTCAGGATCTTCACCCGCTTTATAGCGTTCCAATCCTTGTTCAAAAAGAGTTTCAGTCGTTTTAGTCATCGTAATCGTACAGCAAAGGGAATAACGGTTATTGGCGATGGGTGGATATAGCACTCAGCACTCAGCCATCAGTTCCAAAAATACTTCAAACCGAGGTATTTGATGAAGCTCGACAGAGATCGCAGGGATTCACCCAATGCTGACCTCATTTTACTTAAAAGCTGAGTGCTGATGGCTGAAGGCTTACACGCCAAAGGATTTACCGCAACCACAGGTTTGAGAAGCATTCGGGTTTGTAAATTCAAAACCGCCGCCAATCATCGCATCGCTGTAGTCGAGAACGAGTCCGTACAAATACAGCATACTTTTCGGGTCGCAGACAATTTGGAACCCCTCGTAATCAAACACGCGATCGTCCTCGCGAATATTGTTGGGTTCCTCAAAATCCATCATATAGGACATTCCAGAGCAGCCGCCGTTACGAACGCCAACGCGCAAGCAAAGGTCTTTTCCCTGTCGTTCCCGCAACATCAAAACGTGTTTGAGCGCGTTGGGAGACAATTGAATTCCTTGTTTTTGGGGTTGAATGGTTTGAGTCATCGATTGATATTACTCCTTAATAAATCCCTGGGGATCTTAACTATATTTTGCTTGCTTAACCGCGAAAGTTAAGATGACGCATCAATTTTTTTAATGGCTCCATTGAGCGCGATCGGAATTACACCGATTCAGTATCTTTACTATCATAGCGAGTTCTGCGATCCGACAGAGGCTTCGGTCGCAACCCAACAAAGGGTTTTCAAAGCTTGATTCGGGCAACTTTAAAGTCCCCAGGTTCTAAGCATGGGGTAGTTTACATTATTAAAGTTAGACTAGAGTAATTCTTATTTTTCTATTCAACCCACTCGATCGCGATGAGCAATCTCCTTCCAACTACACTGCGTCGTCTGAAACGAATTCCCCAAAACCAGAGTGTTTGGGAAGGCGATCGCCGTCCTTTAGTCGGGATGGCAGAAGAACTCGATCCCGACACGTTTGAGGGCAACGGAGATTGTATTATTTGGGTAGATGGAACAGAAGGGGTGGTGCGAGCGATGGATGTCGTTTCCCCGGAGATGGGCGTTGAAGCCGTTGCCAGGACGCTCCTACGGGCGATGGAGAACCCTCACAATCCTGCCCGACAGTCCCGACCGCAAAAAATCGTTGTCCGCGATCGCGAAATTCAATTTTTTTTGCGCGGCGCATTGCAAAATTTAGACATCGCGATCGAATACGTTTCAGAATTACCGATCATCGACGAACTCTTTCGCGGTTTCGAGCAGATGAGCCAAACTCGTCCGCCCAAACTCCCCCCGCAATACGCCCAACAACTTCAAGAAGCCGCATACGAAATTTGGGATATCGCACCCTGGGACTTTTTCGCCGATCACCAAATCATTTCGATCCAACTCAATCAATGGGATGTCACCACCCTATACGTCTCCATCATGGGGATGCTCGGTCGGGAATACGGACTGCTCTTCTATCGTTCCCTAGAGTCCCTCAAGCGATTTCGGGCGACGGTTTTAACAGAACATTCCGTCGAACAATTAGAACGCGCCTTTTTGTCCCAAGATTGTTGGTTTGTCAATTTTGAAACGGACAATGAAGATTTCGATCCCGAAGAAGGGGACTTAGAAGATTTACCGCTCTCCGATATTTATCCCCTGTTCGGCAGCGTGCATCCCTACGAAGGAATGCGACCTTTTTTGGGGGAGGAAGAAGCGATCGCGGTTTATGTGGCGCTCAAGGCACTAGCGACCTTTATGAGGTCGAAACAGAAGGAACTCGACATAGAAGAAGATGAGCTTCCTGCATTGAAAAAGCGCTGTCGCATTGCTCTGCCTAAAAATGGCAAGCCCAAGCAGACGGTATCTGTTGAAGTGGCAACCCTTCCGGATTTAGCCTCCGAACTGCTGGATATGGCGGAGATGCCAGAGGAACTAAACTCCAGTGGCATGGCGATGTCCATTCACGATGACTTGGTTCCCGATCGATCTTTGGTGAGTTTGGGGGCTTTACCCTGGGAACAGGTCACAGAGATTCGTAACCACGGGAAAAAGTACTATCAGTCCCAAGGGGCAACGGAATTGGGAAA contains these protein-coding regions:
- a CDS encoding tetratricopeptide repeat protein, with amino-acid sequence MTKTTETLFEQGLERYKAGEDPEVLIPVFKDIRDRAPKNPAVWTSLAWLYLLADKPKSALKAAQRAVKCDKNAPQARVNLAIAMLETNTKGVRQHIEIVQQMMDMDSQIREDVEENIEDGFERKPGWKSLQRVKTWLLE
- a CDS encoding HesB/IscA family protein, which translates into the protein MTQTIQPQKQGIQLSPNALKHVLMLRERQGKDLCLRVGVRNGGCSGMSYMMDFEEPNNIREDDRVFDYEGFQIVCDPKSMLYLYGLVLDYSDAMIGGGFEFTNPNASQTCGCGKSFGV
- a CDS encoding DUF6930 domain-containing protein; this translates as MSNLLPTTLRRLKRIPQNQSVWEGDRRPLVGMAEELDPDTFEGNGDCIIWVDGTEGVVRAMDVVSPEMGVEAVARTLLRAMENPHNPARQSRPQKIVVRDREIQFFLRGALQNLDIAIEYVSELPIIDELFRGFEQMSQTRPPKLPPQYAQQLQEAAYEIWDIAPWDFFADHQIISIQLNQWDVTTLYVSIMGMLGREYGLLFYRSLESLKRFRATVLTEHSVEQLERAFLSQDCWFVNFETDNEDFDPEEGDLEDLPLSDIYPLFGSVHPYEGMRPFLGEEEAIAVYVALKALATFMRSKQKELDIEEDELPALKKRCRIALPKNGKPKQTVSVEVATLPDLASELLDMAEMPEELNSSGMAMSIHDDLVPDRSLVSLGALPWEQVTEIRNHGKKYYQSQGATELGNEFPVVIVQTSRPKAKVLIEKIQECGGLQAICFNPGEDPFSEATYDLGLLQAGNNNLYLFGEFDADDSIHLKARKKWEQRIKKTQGYCGLIVAMGLKGSARGRPRLQDMMALFEAKALSPSDLGMGILQLMPQFGFELDF